The Musa acuminata AAA Group cultivar baxijiao chromosome BXJ3-6, Cavendish_Baxijiao_AAA, whole genome shotgun sequence region GttcattttgcttcattttgTTTGGATGTCTCCATTGTCTTCGTGTCTCTTCCTTCACTTCTAACTTCAGTACAACAAGGGCCTTTAATTCATTTTTCAATTCATTTTGGCAGTTATTTGTTAGCAATTGCCTATATAGTTTGGATTATTAATTTAGTTCTGGGAAAATCCACATCTCTTTATGTTATGTTTGTTGACATGAACAACCAATGCATAAGATATTAATATTTTTGTGTTCAAGCAGGTGAAGGATGTACAAAGAAGTTGGAGCTGAACTGTAATCTCCCAGTATCTCCAGAACAACCATTTGGTTCATGGATTGTTTCAATATGTCCTGCTTATTGTGACACCACTCGCGCAATGTGTTTCTGTGGACAAGGAACAAAATATCCAAATCGTCCGGTGGCAGAGGCTTGTGGCTTTAAAATAAAGTAACCAAGTTAAAGTTGTTGTCCAAAATATTTAGGTACTTGTTATGGTGCTTATAGCCTTCCTCTATGGCCATTTCAGCTTACCTTCCCAACCTGGTGGTCCTAAGGTTACTGATTGGACGAAGGCTGATTTTGATAACATTTTCACGACCAATGGTACTAAACCTGGCTGGTGCAATGTAGATCCAGAAGATGCATATGCTTCAAAAGTGAAATTTAAAGAAGAATGCGATTGTAAATATGACTGTCTTTTGGGACAGTTTTGTGAGATACCAACTGTATGCAGTTGTCTCAATCAGTGCTCTGGGCGTGGGCATTGCCGTGGTGGTTTTTGTGAGGTGTGCTATAACTCCCAACCAATTTAACTGTGAAAAACTAGGAAAACAggtgttttattttctttttcattttgttgATGCTTTGTCAAGTTAAAAAGATTCTTAACTCAATAGACAAATATGTCTCTACTTTTACCAGCTGCTGCTTTTGCCACAATACCTGTACTGAAGTTAGTTATTCAGTGTGACAGAGGTTATTATGGAATCGATTGCAGTGTTCCATCTTCCATATCACCTATTCAAGAATGGCCAGAATGGCTTCGACCAGCTACAATTGATTTACATGATAAGGCACCTACAAGTAGTGATCTTCTGACCATCAAAGCTGTAGTTAAAAAGAAAAGGCCACTCATTTATGTTTATGATCTGCCACCAGAGTTCAATGCACACCTTCTTGAGGTAGCTTCATCACTCATATTCTCTTGTTTGAAACAAAAATGATCAAGATCTGTACacttttttacattttcttttgcAGGGACGGCATTTCAAGTTTGAGTGTGTTAACAGAATATATACTGATAAGAATAGAACTTTATGGACTGATCAGTTATATGGATCACAGGTGGTTGTTTATGAGAATACGACAAGAATTGTTACTATTATTTTATACAACATATCCTTACATCATTCTTCACTATATAGATGGCACTCTATGAGAGCATTCTCGCTAGTCCTTATCGAACAATGAATGGTGAAGAAGCAGATTACTTTTATGTTCCAGTTCTCGATTCCTGTATAATAACTCGAGCAGATGATGCGCCTCACTTGCGCATGAAGGTATGAGTTTTGTAGCTATTGTTTTGTTCTAGTGCTTTCTCTAAAATAATTCCATGTTCTTCATTACCATCTTTTGGTTGAAAACAATTGTTgatacataaaaaaaaagaaggaaaagtacTCAAAAGATCACTCGAATCCCAGGAACAAAAGGGTTTAAGGAGTTATTTTACTTTGGAGTTCTACAAGAGGGCTTATGATCATATCGTTGAGCACTATCCTTACTGGAATCGGTCCTCTGGAAAGGACCATATATGGGTATGGCACTGATGTTCCAAATGgtgagaatttaaattttatggACTTATGTTGAGAATCTAACCTCATTGCTTCTACCTCATGGCAGTTTTTTTCATGGGATGAAGGTGCTTGCTATGCCCCAACACAAATCTGGAATAGCATGATGTTAGTTCACTGGGGGAATACTAACTCAAAATATAATCACTCAACGACAGCTTATTGGGCTGACAACTGGGACCAAATACCCTCCTTTAAAAGAGGCAACCATCCTTGCTTTGACCCAGCGAAGGATCTTGTCCTTCCTGCATGGAAAAGGCCTCAACCAGGTGCAATATGGGCAAAACTTTGGGCAAGGTACCCATGAAGTTTAACTGACTTCTGTGTCTTTTCTCATTATTGGATTCATCTAAGGTTGGTCTAACTGGATGTGTAGACCACGGACAGAGCGTACTACTCTATTCTACTTCGACGGAAACTTAGGACCTGCCTATGAAAACGGTCGACCTGAAGACACGTGAGTAAATAGTTTAGAACATAATGGTCTTGACACCACAATTATTTATCTGACGGTTATATATCTGTTGATTTCAAAATGATTTCAGGTACAGTATGGGCATTAGGCAAAAACTGGCTGAGGAATTTAGTTCTACACCTAACAAAGAGGGCAAGCTTGGGAGACAGCATATTGCTAATGTTACAGTAACTTCTGTGCGCTCTTCCAAGTATTATGATGATCTGGCTAGCTCTATTTTCTGTGGTGTGTTGCCTGGGGATGGATGGAGTGGACGCATGGAAGATAGTATGCAGCAAGGATGCATTCCTGTAATAATTCAGGTGTCCATATGTTTCTCTCTTTGCTTCTAAAATAGTGTTGGCCTTCCCACCAATGAAGTGAGAAGCTTAAATTTATGCAAAATTGGCCCTGCACACTGAGAGGCTGCTTCTGTAACTTGAACCCTTGACACCCAAGTTTCGACAAAGCAACTGTACCATAGCACTAGGGCTTGTTCGCAGTTTCATGCTTCTACTTCCTGTACTTAATTAGAAAACTAGATTTTCCCTTTCTGATCTCTTCCTCATTCTTAGAATGGGATCTTCCTTCATGCCATAACATATAAAACTCTCTTGTTCCTTTTGGTAGCATATTCATTTTTGATGCCCATCTTTGTTCCTGCTTTCTGTCTATTGAATGAAGCTGCAAATTTTAGTTGTTCTTCTATGCCAGTATTTTGACTTTTCTCTGACTTATATAATTTTGACACCTTGGTTGCAGGATGGTATCTACCTTCCGTATGAGAATGTCTTTAATTACAGAAGTTTTGCAGTTCGAATTCAAGAAGATGATATTCCAAACTTGATTAAAATTCTACAGGTAATATAGCATCCCTCTCGCAACATTTTTTTATGTTCATGTAACAAGCTGTTATGTACTTATTGATACCCTTACTGGACTGTCCAGCAATTTAATGAGACAGAAATAGACTTTATGTTGGCAAATATACATCAAACCTGGCAGAGGTTCTTATATCGGGACTCAGTGTTGCTTGAGGCTCAGAGGCAAAAGAATTTGTTTTCTGTGGAGGATGACTGGGCAGTCGAGTTCTCAAAATTGGAGGAAGATGATGTTTTCTCTACATTTATACAGGTAACACTGTTACCAATTTGGTAGCTAgttttaacattctcaaaatgtgaACTTCAAATTTAGTTAAGAAAATAACTCAAACTCTAAATGATAAGATGCAGCAGCATCAAAGTATAAACCAGCAGTAATATTTCAATTTACAGAGATTTAGGTAATTAAACTGCTCAAGTCTTTCAAACCTTCCTTAGCATCAAGTCTTTCAATTTCAACATGTTTCCTAATGCACGAAGGAGGGCATTTGCTGATAGAGATGGTctattcattctttgatatgaaGACTTGGAGATTGTTAAATACTAAGGGCCTGTATTAAAATCTTGATCTGATACCAGTATCTATCAGCGGTTGGGCCAGTTTCATAATGGTACAGGACAATGTACCAGTCAATACACAGACCatacagaaagagagagaagaatggGCGGAAGGAGGAAGAAGCATAATTGATATGATACGATGTATTGGGACTCTTGGTACGGATACATAAGGCTGGAATCACCCGGaccagagagaaatagagagagaaaaaaacaggaggggaggaggaggcaaAGTAAGaggtggaagaggaagagaaagacgaggaagaagaggtGCATGCCTACCAGTAGAAAGAGGCATGGCAATGCATATTAGTACGATGTGGCAGCAATGATGTGGTGGGAAGGACAAAGCAGCAGTGGTGCAAAAGGGAGGATGAGATGTAGGAGAGAGAGTGAGCGGAGGAGGtaatggtggtggtgatggtagtGGTGgtgaagaaaaaggaaagataGTTGATAGCTGTCAGGATTAAAGAAATAACAACTTGATACCTACAGCAATAGGCTTATTGTTTGGTACAGCTTGGTACTAGTCTTCTTATGACTCAGTAAATCTGATACAGTAAGGTTACGGGATGGTAAGCCTGATTTGAGACTGAACCAGGTGAATCACTCAGTACATGTACCAATCGGCTTTCAGACTGGTGAATACTAGTCATGTACCAACCAATATAGTTGAAGTTTGATCCATAATGGTGAAAATAATTCAGATGTGGCAAGAAATACCCAGATATGTGAGCCTGGTATTGCTTTCCATGTAAATCTAAATTGATAAATTACAATTAGGTAAATCAACAACAGTAACAACATAGTGCTGTTTACGTACATTGTCATGCAGCCGTTCTTTCCCCTGAGTAAGAAAACAAAATAAGTTATAAACATGTGAGGTATGAAGGCACATCCTTAATTGTTAGAATCATGAAAAGTCTTTTTATGTTCATTTTTTTCCTCCAAACCCTATAGGGTTTTAGAAATGACAAAGCATCATAAACTAAACAACATTTTCACATACATGGCAGTGTATCCCAATTTGTACCCAAATGGAGAGATGAAATGATATGGAAGTAAATGAATATGATTTACCACTAAGGTTCCCTCAGTTTAATAGTTTGATCAACCTAATAAACGTAGGGCTCCATAACCTTGGTTTTAATGTGTTGACACTTTTCATTATTATTAGCAGATAATGTTGTTTCTGCATGGATAAAGATTTTGaatgattttatgacatcttCATAATTACTTTCCCCTGCAAGTTAATAGAAAGTACTTGTAGTCGATGATGCCCATGATCATTAAATTGCTGCATCTTATTTGTCATTAATGAAGTCTGACATTAAATTGTTTTCCTTAATGTCTCATAACAGGTGTATGTAAACAAAATGGAATTATGCTCTAGGTGGTACAATCAAGTGAATGTGCTTTTTGCTGAATCTACCTTCTTGTCGAATCCAATTCACTTGGTTAAAAAAATGGATAAGATAACATCTGAACAATTCCAGATTTAAATTCAGATATAACTGGGTACCCATATTTGGATTCAGTCAATATGGATGTATATATTTCTGAATACACATATGGGTTTGCTTTTACAATCCGGATCTTTGTTTGGACATTTAGCCAATTTTGGGTTTGGATTGGCATATCTGGATGGTTTCCTTTAGTGTCAATCCATATATCACAATGGTGACACATGGATAATACTAGTGTGAGCAATGAAGATTTAGCTATTCACGTTACACTTGATGTGGTAGACCAATTGTTACTTGCATCcttttcatttttatttggaTCTGTATGCAGATCACAGCATGTCCTTTAGTAATGTGCCAATATCTTGACCTCCTATGTATAATAACCATAATCAAATTCCATCACTGAATATTGTAGTATGTATCAGTTTCAAAATGACTTGTATCTGTATCCATCTAAAATCTTATTTGTAAATGTATTTTTGTCTAACACCCCTATTTGTATCCATATTCATCATGCATCCACCTCTTATCAGGTTCAAGCCTGTCTCCATATTGAAGagacatggtttcaaatgttagTGTCCTACTATTTGTA contains the following coding sequences:
- the LOC103989028 gene encoding uncharacterized protein LOC103989028 isoform X2 — protein: MVSFPSWKYPWSLVVAIGLLLILASAIHMFLSPIFPSSLDFFGARQNSASCAPFNASSDHGRTERWDDVEWGARFPADSHGAVAYRGAPWKAEIGRWLSGCGSALATVQVVENIGGKSCQNDCSGRGVCNRELGACRCFHGYDGEGCTKKLELNCNLPVSPEQPFGSWIVSICPAYCDTTRAMCFCGQGTKYPNRPVAEACGFKINLPSQPGGPKVTDWTKADFDNIFTTNGTKPGWCNVDPEDAYASKVKFKEECDCKYDCLLGQFCEIPTVCSCLNQCSGRGHCRGGFCECDRGYYGIDCSVPSSISPIQEWPEWLRPATIDLHDKAPTSSDLLTIKAVVKKKRPLIYVYDLPPEFNAHLLEGRHFKFECVNRIYTDKNRTLWTDQLYGSQMALYESILASPYRTMNGEEADYFYVPVLDSCIITRADDAPHLRMKEQKGLRSYFTLEFYKRAYDHIVEHYPYWNRSSGKDHIWFFSWDEGACYAPTQIWNSMMLVHWGNTNSKYNHSTTAYWADNWDQIPSFKRGNHPCFDPAKDLVLPAWKRPQPGAIWAKLWARPRTERTTLFYFDGNLGPAYENGRPEDTYSMGIRQKLAEEFSSTPNKEGKLGRQHIANVTVTSVRSSKYYDDLASSIFCGVLPGDGWSGRMEDSMQQGCIPVIIQDGIYLPYENVFNYRSFAVRIQEDDIPNLIKILQQFNETEIDFMLANIHQTWQRFLYRDSVLLEAQRQKNLFSVEDDWAVEFSKLEEDDVFSTFIQVTEICRLVQFSVPK
- the LOC103989028 gene encoding uncharacterized protein LOC103989028 isoform X1, with the translated sequence MVSFPSWKYPWSLVVAIGLLLILASAIHMFLSPIFPSSLDFFGARQNSASCAPFNASSDHGRTERWDDVEWGARFPADSHGAVAYRGAPWKAEIGRWLSGCGSALATVQVVENIGGKSCQNDCSGRGVCNRELGACRCFHGYDGEGCTKKLELNCNLPVSPEQPFGSWIVSICPAYCDTTRAMCFCGQGTKYPNRPVAEACGFKINLPSQPGGPKVTDWTKADFDNIFTTNGTKPGWCNVDPEDAYASKVKFKEECDCKYDCLLGQFCEIPTVCSCLNQCSGRGHCRGGFCECDRGYYGIDCSVPSSISPIQEWPEWLRPATIDLHDKAPTSSDLLTIKAVVKKKRPLIYVYDLPPEFNAHLLEGRHFKFECVNRIYTDKNRTLWTDQLYGSQMALYESILASPYRTMNGEEADYFYVPVLDSCIITRADDAPHLRMKEQKGLRSYFTLEFYKRAYDHIVEHYPYWNRSSGKDHIWFFSWDEGACYAPTQIWNSMMLVHWGNTNSKYNHSTTAYWADNWDQIPSFKRGNHPCFDPAKDLVLPAWKRPQPGAIWAKLWARPRTERTTLFYFDGNLGPAYENGRPEDTYSMGIRQKLAEEFSSTPNKEGKLGRQHIANVTVTSVRSSKYYDDLASSIFCGVLPGDGWSGRMEDSMQQGCIPVIIQDGIYLPYENVFNYRSFAVRIQEDDIPNLIKILQQFNETEIDFMLANIHQTWQRFLYRDSVLLEAQRQKNLFSVEDDWAVEFSKLEEDDVFSTFIQVLHYKLHNDPWRQDLAQARKDFGLPNFCLKRTH